One genomic segment of Centropristis striata isolate RG_2023a ecotype Rhode Island chromosome 11, C.striata_1.0, whole genome shotgun sequence includes these proteins:
- the LOC131980496 gene encoding zinc finger and SCAN domain-containing protein 5A-like: MATCIPFQTQLSSIMEVLVKAAVAEISKLVDDKCAFLHLEISRKQSENEMLKRKLLMMENKNAQLQRGFENYMDRGTDVGNCPHQPGDMKFPDIDEATVSFTIKEESPDEALWITESAGPIGSAVQYCNPANAAESQQLEEERLLNHSDVATRKTSEFEDLYSSGQHAGDISGLQFTVKTEKEEERSGFGQDGCQHAAGKQTQLAADFSMDERENQLWSSIIEGNDIDAGFPDFSSVVEEYSNTFPDHSDVHVVSNSTKSASVQQLSSQRPCNGIYNSEYQKDAPQSTSFQPRPQGTLPQQDRQKEVYSQRNPSHVAHPRQPDEHPEREAAAGDRPAVSHSHNTFTTGSFHHHKPLSGSARGYACSHCGKTFSRLHQFKLHQQSHKRKRAFWCTVCGKSFQCSSHLSIHHRTHTGEKPYGCGQCGKRFTQQSSLRVHQRTHSGERPYSCSLCGKTFILMHHLKRHRIIHTYS; encoded by the exons ATGGCGACGTGCATTCCCTTTCAAACCCAGTTATCCTCAATAATGGAGGTTTTGGTTAAAGCAGCAGTGGCAGAGATATCCAAACTAGTCGATGACAAATGTGCGTTTTTGCATTTAGAAATATCTCGAAAGCAAAGCGAGAATGAGATGCTGAAAAGGAAATTACTGATGATGGAGAACAAGAATGCACAGCTGCAGCGCGGCTTTG AAAACTACATGGACCGAGGAACTGATGTGGGGAACTGTCCACATCAACCAGGAGACATGAAG TTTCCTGATATAGATGAAGCCACTGTTTCGTTCACAATTAAGGAGGAAAGTCCTGATGAGGCATTGTGGATCACTGAGTCTGCTGGACCGATAG GCTCTGCTGTACAATACTGCAATCCAGCTAACGCTGCAGAGAGCCAGCAGCTTGAAGAGGAGCGTCTGTTAAACCATTCAGACGTCGCCACAAGAAAGACTTCAGAGTTTGAGGACTTGTATAGTTCTGGTCAGCATGCAGGAGACATCAGCGGCCTTCAGTTCACTGTCAAGacggagaaggaggaggagcggtCAGGGTTCGGTCAGGATGGATGCCAGCACGCTGCAGGGAAGCAGACTCAACTTGCTGCTGACTTTTCCATGGATGAGCGAGAGAATCAGCTCTGGTCGTCCATAATTGAAGGTAATGACATTGATGCAGGTTTTCCTGACTTTTCTAGCGTGGTTGAGGAGTATTCCAACACATTTCCGGACCATTCGGATGTTCATGTGGTTTCAAACTCTACCAAGTCTGCTAGCGTGCAGCAGTTGTCCTCTCAGAGGCCGTGTAACGGGATCTACAACAGTGAGTATCAGAAGGATGCTCCACAATCGACCAGTTTCCAACCCAGACCTCAAGGTACTCTGCCACAGCAGGACAGGCAGAAGGAAGTTTACTCTCAGAGAAACCCGTCACATGTCGCACATCCACGGCAGCCGGATGAACACCCTGAGAGGGAGGCTGCAGCCGGAGACAGACCGGCGGTAAGTCACTCGCACAACACTTTCACAACAGGCAGCTTCCACCATCACAAACCTCTCTCTGGCTCGGCTCGGGGCTACGCTTGCTCACACTGCGGGAAGACGTTCAGCCGTCTGCACCAGTTCAAGCTGCACCAGCAGAGCCACAAGAGAAAGCGGGCGTTCTGGTGCACGGTGTGCGGGAAGAGCTTCCAGTGCTCGTCCCACCTCAGCATACACCACCGGACGCACACGGGAGAGAAGCCGTACGGGTGCGGACAGTGCGGGAAGAGGTTCACGCAGCAGAGCAGTCTGAGGGTCCACCAGCGCACGCACAGCGGGGAGCGGCCCTACAGCTGCTCGCTGTGCGGGAAAACCTTCATCTTGATGCACCATTTGAAACGGCACAGAATCATTCACACGTACAGCTGA
- the pnp5b gene encoding purine nucleoside phosphorylase 5b: MFSVSEIVSGESYEECRTTADWLLSSTQVRPTVGIVCGSGLGGLAEMLKDPQVFKYSDIPNFPRSTVHGHAGQLVFGTLKGKPCVCMQGRFHLYEGYPIQKITLPMRVFKLMGVETIILTNAAGGLNQDYKVGDVMILKDHINMPGFAGISPLSGPNDDRFGVRFPCMSDAYDRELRQLAHDVASELGYNDFLREGVYCVLGGPSFETIAECRMLHRLGADAVGMSTVHEVIVARHAGMRCFALSLISNRAVMDYDSQEKANHEEVLETGRLRAEQLEKLVSTMVARLEHNNNNSF, translated from the exons ATGTTCAGCGTATCCGAgatcgtgtctgg TGAAAGCTACGAGGAGTGTCGGACCACAGCCGACTGGCTGCTGTCCAGCACGCAGGTGCGGCCGACTGTGGGAATCGTGTGCGGTTCAGGTCTGGGGGGGCTGGCTGAGATGCTcaaggaccctcaggtcttcaaaTACAGCGACATTCCCAACTTCCCCCGGAGCACAG tgcaTGGTCATGCTGGCCAGCTGGTGTTTGGAACACTAAAAGGGAAGCcgtgtgtttgcatgcaggGCAGATTCCACCTGTACGAGGGCTACCCCATCCAGAAG ATCACATTGCCCATGCGCGTCTTCAAGCTGATGGGCGTGGAGACGATCATCCTGACCAACGCAGCCGGAGGCCTCAACCAGGACTACAAAGTGGGAGACGTCATGATCCTCAAGGACCACATCAACATGCCGGGCTTCGCTGGGATCAGCCCGCTGTCTGGACCAAATGATGACAG GTTTGGAGTCCGCTTCCCCTGCATGTCTGACGCCTACGACCGTGAGCTGCGGCAGCTGGCCCATGATGTGGCATCAGAGCTGGGCTACAACGACTTCCTACGGGAGGGAGTGTACTGCGTCCTGGGAGGTCCTTCCTTTGAAACTATCGCTGAGTGTCGCATGCTGCACAGGCTGGGAGCAGATGCTGTCG GGATGAGCACCGTCCATGAGGTCATCGTCGCCCGCCACGCCGGGATGCGTTGCTTCGCCCTGTCGCTGATCAGCAACCGGGCTGTGATGGACTACGACAGCCAGGAGAAGGCCAACCACGAAGAGGTCCTGGAGACGGGCCGGCTGAGGGCCGAGCAGCTGGAGAAGCTGGTGTCCACCATGGTGGCTCGGCTggagcacaacaacaacaactccttCTGA